From a region of the Daphnia magna isolate NIES linkage group LG1, ASM2063170v1.1, whole genome shotgun sequence genome:
- the LOC116925030 gene encoding spectrin beta chain isoform X11 yields the protein MTTDISVSVRWDPATQQEIIDDYDYDGGNSSSRLFERSRIKALADERESVQKKTFQKWVNSHLVRVGNRIGDLYTDLRDGKMLLKLLEVLSGERLPRPTKGKMRIHCLENVDKALQFLRDQRVHLENMGSHDIVDGSSRLTLGLIWTIILRFQIQDITIEETDNNETRSAKDALLLWCQMKTAGYQNVNIRNFTTSWRDGLAFNAIIHKHCPELVQYDKLSKSNAMFNLNNAFNVAEQKLGLTKLLDAEDIYVDQPDEKSIITYVVTYYHYFSKLKQETVQGKRIGKVVGLAMENDRMVTEYETLTSDLLRWIESTIRSLSERDFANSLAGVQQQLLQFNNYRTLEKPPKFVEKGNLEVLLFTLQSKMRANNQKPYFPKEGKMISDINKAWERLEKSEHERELTLREELIRQEKLEQLAARFDRKAGMRETWLSENQRLVSQDNFGFDLAAVEAAAKKHEAIETDILAYEERVQAVVAVAQELEAENYHDIDRINARKDNVLRLWQYLLELLRARRMRLELSLQLQQNFQEMLYILDSMEELKVRLLSEDYGKHLMGVEDLLQKHALVEADINVLGERVKMVVQHSQRFLETEATGGFGPCDPAIIVDRVQQLEDAYAELVKLAVERRARLEESRKLWQFYWDMADEENWIKEKEHILSTGDIGHDLTTIHLLISKHKALEEDIASHEPTLYSVVNVGEELIQQEHFGSEKIQERITEMVDMWNHLCETAAYRRKRLEEAVSYHQFFTDADDVDTWMLDVLRLVSSEDVGRDEANVQSLLKKHKDVTEELKNYASTIDALKEQSEELGEQDRTSPEVVERLASIERRYRELMELAKLRKQRLLDALSLYKLFSEADGVEQWIGEKERMLETMVPAKDIEDVEVMRHRYDGFDREMNANASRVAVVNQLARQLLHVEHPNSEDIVARQNQLNARWAELRDRAEAKRDELQSAHGVQTFHIECRETILWIEDKIRILQSTDSLEMDLTGIMTLQRRLSGMERDLAAIQAKLDSLDKEAEKIGVEHPEEEEVIRERLGQIRSVWENLTQMLKERDAKLEEAGDLHRFLRDLDHFQTWLTKTQTDVASEDIPASLAEAEKLLSQHQGIREEIDNYTDDYSRMMDYGERITAEETTSDDPQYMFLRERLKALRDGWEELHQMWENRQQLLSQSLNLQMFLRDAKQAEVLLAHQEHVLSKDEMPANLEQAENAIKRHEAFLTTMDANDDKVNNVIQFAQRLEDEGHFAADKAQKKAENISERREANRQRAVQLMEKLRDALQLQQFLQDCEELSEWIQEKNIIAQDETYRSAKTVHSKWTRHQAFEAEIASNKDRLYHIQQAGEQLIKEKPEIISVIDPRIQELSHQFDDLERTTREKGERLFDANRQVLYEQTCDDIDTWMSDLEKQMVTGGTGEDLASVNILMQKQQMIETQMAIKAQQVSELGAQAEYLERMTPEKVEDIQQKKEAVERRFDELKAPLVRRQRDLEKKKEAYQFRRDVEDEKLWISDKMPLATASDYGNSLFNVNVLKKKNQSLRTEIDNHEQRIHLVCNNGQKLIDEDHADSQEFSNLIEELLDTWQILKDAMDNRRANLLASERAQQYFFDASEAESWMSEQELYMMVEDRGKDEISAQNLMKKHQTLELAVEDYAETIRSLGETSTQLIAEGHPDSDQIAVRQAQVDKLYAGLRDLAQERRAKLEEALQLFMLSREVDDLRQWIADREVVAGSHELGQDYDHVTLLWERFKEFARDTETIGTERVAAVNEIADQLMGARHSDAATIAEWKDDLNEAWADLLELIDTRTQMLAASRELHKFFHDCKDVLGRIVEKQNTLSDELGRDAGSVSALQRKHQNFIQDLQTLQSQVQGVQEDSQRLQAAYAGDKAREITGREGEVVNAWLQLQALCEGRRQKLADTGDLFRFFSMVRTLVLWIDDLIRQMNTTEKPRDVSGVELLMNNHQSLKAEIDARGDNFSACIALGKELLSRGHYATNEIKEKLVALTNQRNSMLHRWEERWEHLQLILEVYQFARDAAVAEGWLMAQESYLMSHELGHTIDEVENLIKKHEAFEKSAAAQEERFAALERLTTYELKELKRRQEEDERQRAEELAAQQAALAAIHSPPEGSNQDQTDGDTSPSEPISGSTDKDPTTEATEGRASPKAEQAKPAPVHAKVETTSSPSYSAPGQTVPVSPSSPADSSTTASSTGRSARPSASPRTPTTTTTTTPPKGKGSRSRSKSPFRSFRWKKSSKSQLPSGVGSVSDDEAACDDEEERRSSLAGGDDVYEGTVNRKHEWESTTKKASNRSWDKVYLTLRQGDLAVYKDQKCARAAPEVYHRNESPLDIRTAVAEVAADYTKKRHVFRLKLANGGEYLFQAKDDEEMNGWVTKLQASTNAAVESASAGSSRAQTMPAQATKDEPKKRSFFTLKKK from the exons ATGACGACGGATATTAGCGTCAGCGTCCGGTGGGACCCGGCGACGCAGCAGGAAATCATTGACGACTACGACTACGATGGAGGCAACTCGTCATCGAGGCTCTTTGAGCGATCTCGCATCAAGGCTCTTGCag ATGAACGTGAGAGTGTACAAAAGAAGACGTTCCAAAAATGGGTCAATTCCCATCTCGTGCGAGTCGGGAACCGCATAGGTGATCTTTATACAGATCTCCGCGATGGAAAAATGCTTTTAAAACTATTGGAAGTTCTCTCAGGCGAACGTTTG cCACGTCCAACCAAAGGCAAAATGCGTATTCATTGCTTGGAAAACGTAGACAAGGCTCTGCAGTTCCTTCGAGATCAACGTGTCCATTTGGAAAACATGGGCTCCCACGATATCGTTGATGGCAGTTCCCGTTTAACTCTCGGTCTTATCTGGACCATTATTCTTCGTTTCCAG ATCCAAGACATTACTATCGAAGAGACAGATAATAACGAAACACGTTCGGCCAAGGATGCCCTCTTATTGTGGTGCCAGATGAAGACAGCCGGTTATCAGAACGTCAACATTCGGAATTTCACGACATCTTGGCGCGATGGTTTGGCTTTTAACGCCATTATCCACAAACACTGCCCAGAACTTGTCCAGTACGACAAACTGTCCAAATCCAACGCCATGTTTAATTTGAACAACGCTTTTAACGTGGCTGAGCAAAAACTTGGCTTGACCAAATTGCTGGATGCCGAAGATATTTACGTAGATCAGCCCGACGAAAAATCAATCATCACATATGTCGTTACATATTATCATTACTTCTCGAAATTAAAGCAAGAAACTGTACAAGGAAAACGTATCGGAAAAGTGGTAGGTCTCGCCATGGAGAACGATCGTATGGTCACCGAATACGAGACATTGACAAGCGATTTGCTACGCTGGATCGAATCAACCATCCGATCTTTAAGCGAACGTGATTTTGCCAACTCCTTGGCAGGCGTTCAGCAACAGTTGCTGCAATTCAACAATTACCGCACGCTAGAAAAGCCACCCAAGTTTGTGGAAAAGGGCAACCTCGAAGTTTTGCTCTTCACTTTGCAGTCGAAAATGAGGGCCAACAATCAGAAACCCTATTTCCCTAAAGAAGGCAAGATGATCTCCGACATCAACAAAGCATGGGAGCGTCTGGAAAAATCAGAGCACGAACGTGAGCTCACCCTTCGCGAAGAGCTCATTCGTCAAGAGAAGCTAGAGCAGTTGGCTGCCCGTTTCGACCGCAAGGCAGGCATGAGAGAGACTTGGCTCAGCGAAAACCAACGTCTTGTTTCACAG GATAATTTTGGATTCGATTTGGCTGCCGTTGAAGCCGCCGCCAAGAAGCATGAAGCGATCGAGACGGACATTCTCGCTTATGAGGAACGTGTCCAGGCTGTTGTGGCTGTAGCCCAGGAATTGGAGGCCGAAAATTATCACGACATCGATCGCATCAACGCTCGTAAAGACAACGTTCTTCGTCTGTGGCAGTATCTCCTGGAACTGCTTAGAGCCAGGCGTATGCGTTTAGAACTTTCCCTCCAATTGCAGCAAAACTTCCAG GAAATGCTGTACATTCTGGATTCGATGGAAGAGCTGAAGGTCCGTCTATTGTCGGAAGACTACGGTAAACATTTAATGGGGGTCGAAGACCTGCTGCAAAAGCATGCCCTTGTAGAAGCCGATATCAATGTTTTGGGAGAACGAGTCAAAATGGTAGTGCAACACTCCCAACGTTTCTTGGAGACCGAAGCTACTGGTGGATTCGGCCCTTGCGATCCGGCCATTATTGTCGATCGCGTCCAACAGCTCGAG GATGCTTATGCTGAACTTGTCAAACTGGCCGTGGAACGCCGTGCTCGCCTAGAAGAAAGCCGCAAACTTTGGCAATTCTATTGGGATATGGCCGATGAAGAAAACTGGATCAAGGAAAAAGAACACATTTTGTCGACTGGAGATATTGGTCATGACTTGACTACCATTCATCTACTCATCTCCAAACATAAGGCACTTGAAGAAGATATTGCCAGCCATGAACCGACTCTCTACTCTGTGGTCAACGTTGGTGAAGAACTTATCCAGCAGGAACATTTTG GCTCGGAAAAGATCCAAGAACGTATCACAGAGATGGTAGATATGTGGAATCACTTGTGTGAAACGGCAGCTTACAGACGAAAGCGTTTGGAAGAGGCTGTTAGCTACCACCAATTTTTCACCGATGCCGACGATGTTGACACCTGGATGCTGGATGTTTTGCGTCTGGTTTCCAGCGAAGATGTCGGCCGTGATGAAGCAAACGTCCAATCTCTACTTAAAAAACACAAAGACGTTACCGAAGAGCTTAAGAACTATGCATCCACTATCGACGCCCTTAAGGAGCAGTCCGAAGAACTGGGTGAACAGGACCGCACTTCCCCCGAAGTCGTGGAACGCTTGGCCAGTATTGAACGTCGCTATAGAGAACTAATGGAATTGGCTAAGCTGCGCAAACAGCGCTTGCTGGATGCCCTTTCGCTTTACAAGCTGTTTTCTGAAGCTGATGGAGTCGAACAGTGGATCGGTGAGAAGGAACGCATGTTGGAGACGATGGTACCAGCCAAGGACATTGAAGACGTCGAAGTCATGCGTCACCGTTACGATGGATTTGATCGCGAGATGAATGCAAATGCCTCACGTGTGGCTGTTGTAAACCAACTGGCTCGTCAATTGCTTCACGTTGAGCACCCTAATTCGGAGGATATCGTCGCCCGCCAGAACCAGCTCAACGCTCGCTGGGCTGAGTTACGCGATCGAGCAGAAGCCAAACGCGATGAACTTCAATCAGCCCATGGTGTCCAGACTTTCCACATTGAATGTCGTGAAACCATCCTGTGGATTGAAGACAAGATCCGCATTCTGCAGTCCACTGACAGTTTGGAAATGGACCTTACTGGCATCATGACGTTGCAACGTCGTTTGTCCGGCATGGAACGCGACCTTGCTGCCATCCAGGCCAAATTGGATTCTCTGGACAAAGAAGCCGAGAAAATTGGTGTGGAACATcccgaagaagaagaggttATCCGCGAACGCCTGGGACAGATCCGCTCAGTCTGGGAGAATTTGACTCAGATGCTGAAGGAGCGCGATGCCAAATTGGAAGAAGCCGGTGATCTGCATCGTTTCTTGCGTGACTTGGATCACTTCCAGACCTGGTTGACCAAGACACAGACGGATGTTGCCTCTGAGGACATCCCTGCTTCTCTAGCAGAAGCCGAAAAACTCTTGAGCCAACACCAGGGTATCCGCGAGGAAATTGACAACTACACTGACGATTATTCACGCATGATGGACTATGGTGAGCGTATCACAGCCGAAGAGACGACATCAGACGATCCCCAGTACATGTTCTTGCGAGAGCGACTCAAGGCTCTTCGTGATGGCTGGGAAGAATTGCACCAAATGTGGGAAAACCGCCAGCAATTGCTCTCTCAATCCCTCAACTTGCAGATGTTCTTGCGAGATGCCAAGCAGGCCGAAGTCCTTCTTGCTCACCAGGAGCACGTCCTTTCCAAG GATGAAATGCCAGCCAATTTGGAACAAGCAGAGAATGCCATTAAACGCCACGAAGCATTCCTTACAACAATGGACGCTAACGACGACAAGGTCAATAACGTAATCCAGTTTGCCCAGCGCTTGGAAGATGAGGGCCACTTTGCCGCTGACAAGGCCCAGAAAAAGGCCGAGAACATTAGCGAACGCCGCGAGGCCAACCGCCAGAGAGCCGTCCAGCTTATGGAAAAACTTCGCGACGCTCTACAACTTCAACAGTTCTTGCAAGACTGCGAAGAATTGTCCGAATGGATTCAAGAAAAGAACATTATCGCCCAGGACGAGACCTACCGTAGCGCCAAAACAGTTCACTCCAAGTGGACTCGCCACCAGGCTTTTGAAGCTGAAATCGCTTCGAATAAAGATAGGCTCTATCACATCCAGCAGGCCGGAGAGCAGTTGATCAAGGAAAAGCCAGAAATCATATCTGTTATTGATCCTCGTATCCAG GAATTGAGTCACCAGTTTGACGACTTAGAGAGGACCACACGCGAAAAGGGTGAACGCCTATTCGACGCCAATAGGCAAGTCCTTTACGAGCAAACTTGCGATGACATCGATACTTGGATGTCCGACCTCGAGAAACAGATGGTGACTGGCGGTACTGGGGAAGACTTGGCCTCCGTCAACATCTTgatgcagaaacaacaaatgaTTGAAACACAGATGGCAATCAAGGCCCAACAAGTGTCCGAACTGGGCGCACAGGCTGAATATTTGGAACGCATGACACCTGAGAAGGTGGAAGACattcaacaaaagaaagaagccgTCGAGAGGAGATTCGACGAGCTGAAAGCACCCCTGGTCAGAAGACAGCGTGatttggaaaagaagaaagaagccTACCAGTTCCGACGCGATGTCGAAGACGAGAAACTCTGGATCTCAGACAAAATGCCGTTAGCCACCGCCAGTGACTACGGTAACTCTCTCTTCAACGTCAacgttttgaaaaagaaaaaccaatcgCTGAGAACAGAAATCGACAACCACGAACAGCGAATCCACTTGGTGTGCAACAATGGACAGAAATTGATCGATGAAGATCACGCCGATTCGCAAGAATTCTCCAACCTCATCGAGGAATTGCTCGACACTTGGCAG ATCTTGAAAGACGCCATGGATAATCGACGGGCCAACCTTTTGGCTTCCGAACGGGCCCAGCAATACTTTTTCGATGCCAGCGAGGCTGAGTCGTGGATGAGCGAACAAGAACTGTATATGATGGTAGAAGACCGTGGCAAGGATGAGATATCAGCACAGAACTTAATGAAGAAACACCAAACTTTGGAATTAGCCGTCGAAGATTATGCCGAGACCATTCGCTCTCTAGGGGAGACTTCCACCCAGCTTATTGCCGAAGGCCATCCCGACAGCGACCAAATTGCTGTCCGGCAAGCTCAGGTCGACAAGTTGTACGCTGGTCTTCGCGACTTAGCGCAGGAACGACGTGCTAAACTGGAAGAAGCCTTGCAACTCTTCATGCTTAGCCGCGAAGTCGACGACCTCCGCCAATGGATAGCTGACCGTGAAGTCGTTGCCGGCTCGCACGAGCTTGGTCAAGATTACGATCATGTTACACTCCTTTGGGAACGCTTTAAA GAATTTGCTCGGGATACCGAAACGATCGGCACTGAACGCGTGGCTGCTGTCAACGAAATCGCTGATCAGTTGATGGGTGCCCGTCACTCTGACGCCGCCACCATCGCCGAATGGAAAGACGATCTGAACGAAGCTTGGGCTGATCTCCTCGAGTTGATCGATACAAGAACACAAATGTTGGCCGCCTCACGCGAACTGCACAAGTTCTTCCACGATTGTAAGGACGTCTTGGGTCGCATCGTTGAGAAACAAAACACCCTGTCTGACGAGTTGGGAAGAGATGCGGGTTCCGTATCTGCTCTCCAACGAAAACATCAAAACTTCATCCAG GATCTTCAAACGTTACAGAGTCAGGTCCAGGGTGTCCAGGAAGATTCGCAACGGCTCCAGGCGGCTTACGCTGGAGACAAAGCTCGTGAGATTACTGGCCGAGAAGGAGAGGTTGTCAATGCCTGGCTTCAGTTGCAGGCCTTGTGCGAGGGCAGACGTCAGAAATTGGCCGACACAGGTGACCTTTTCCGATTCTTCTCCATGGTACGCACGCTCGTCCTCTGGATTGATGACCTCATCCGGCAAATGAACACAACCGAAAAGCCACG CGATGTGAGTGGCGTGGAGCTCTTAATGAACAATCACCAGAGTCTGAAGGCTGAAATCGACGCTAGAGGAGACAATTTTTCAGCGTGTATTGCTCTAGGCAAAGAACTCTTGTCTAGAGGACACTACGCCACTAACGAG ATCAAAGAGAAACTAGTAGCCCTCACCAACCAACGCAATTCCATGCTGCACCGATGGGAGGAACGTTGGGAACACCTCCAGCTCA TTTTGGAAGTCTACCAATTTGCCCGCGACGCCGCCGTTGCTGAAGGATGGCTGATGGCGCAAGAATCTTACCTGATGAGTCATGAATTAGGA CACACCATAGATGAGGTGGAAAATTTGATAAAGAAACACGAGGCGTTCGAAAAATCTGCTGCCGCCCAAGAAGAACGCTTCGCTGCCCTCGAGAGATTGACAACG TACGAGTTGAAAGAATTGAAACGAcgccaagaagaagatgagCGACAAAGGGCCGAGGAGTTGGCTGCTCAGCAAGCTGCTCTGGCTGCAATTCATTCTCCACCCGAAGGATCAAATCAAGACCA AACCGACGGAGACACATCGCCATCTGAGCCTATATCTGGCAGTACCGATAAGGATCCGACGACAGAAGCCACCGAAG GAAGGGCTTCACCTAAAGCTGAACAAGCTAAGCCGGCCCCAG TGCATGCCAAGGTTGAAACAACCTCTTCGCCTTCCTATTCCGCTCCTGGACAGACTGTACCAGTGTCGCCTAGTAGCCCGGCAGATTCATCGACAA CCGCATCGTCAACCGGTCGTTCGGCTAGGCCGTCAGCGTCTCCACGTACGCCCACCACCACAACCACCACCACTCCGCCAAAAGGCAAAGGATCTCGATCCCGTTCCAAGTCCCCCTTCCGCTCCTTCCGCTGGAAAAAATCATCGAAAAGCCAACTTCCGTCTGGCGTCGGAAGCGTTTCAGACGACGAAGCAGCTTGCGATGATGAAGAAG AGCGCCGCAGTTCTCTAGCTGGCGGAGATGACGTCTACGAGGGCACGGTCAACCGCAAACACGAGTGGGAGTCCACTACCAAAAAAGCTTCCAATCGATCTTGGGACAAAGTTTATTTGACTTTGCGCCAAGGCGATTTGGCTGTTTACAAA GATCAAAAGTGCGCCAGAGCGGCTCCCGAAGTTTACCATCGCAACGAAAGTCCGTTGGACATTCGTACGGCTGTGGCTGAAGTGGCTGCTGACTACACCAAGAAGAGACACGTCTTCCGTCTCAA GTTAGCAAACGGGGGTGAATATCTATTCCAGGCAAAGGATGACGAAGAAATGAACGGATGGGTTACTAAGCTACAGGCTTCCACCAATGCCGCGGTTGAAAGCGCGAGCGCCGGATCCTCGCGAGCTCAGACGATGCCAGCCCAGGCAACGAAAGATGAACCCAAGAAACGAAGTTTCTTCACactgaagaagaaataa